The Panicum hallii strain FIL2 chromosome 9, PHallii_v3.1, whole genome shotgun sequence genome has a window encoding:
- the LOC112874708 gene encoding uncharacterized protein At1g01500-like, with amino-acid sequence MGDGVAFEAARKIIMHPLYAPRSSPWLDLKVFYIRVSNCVVDESAPEHLTLNHIPLSPDTVIEVNGQRSSMHTEFISSSLRRDRVDKKTEEATFVSTDNIRMTGSVRFQVLDKNDLLLTGDLDLCNANGVVGETKNSGKKWNMKCQSSTSCNGFLKGKLSTGLEYVQPAIEVYVAGTFSGTPIILTKTIQLISRRKSEMKLKLDSIPENEATEQQKEESAEDSLKVSEFQDSKSETNVDVDYNSLYSRQDFIEGEDGELSWFNAGVRVGVGIGLGVCVGIGLGVGLLVRTYQSTSRNFRRRLP; translated from the exons ATGGGTGACGGGGTGGCTTTTGAGGCGGCACGGAAGATTATTATGCACCCGCTTTATGCGCCAAGGTCTTCACCTTGGCTTGACTTGAAGGTGTTCTATATTAGGGTGAGCAACTGTGTGGTGGATGAATCTGCACCAGAGCATCTCACGCTCAACCACATCCCTTTGTCACCAGATACAGTTATTGAGGTGAATGGCCAGCGGAGCAGCATGCACACGGAGTTCATATCCTCGTCACTCAGAAGAGACAGGGTTGACAAGAAGACTGAGGAAGCTACATTTGTGAGCACAGATAATATACGGATGACAGGGAGTGTGAGGTTCCAGGTGCTTGATAAGAATGATCTCTTGCTCACAGGAGATCTAGACTTATGCAATGCCAATGGAGTAGTTGGGGAGACAAAGAACAGTGGCAAGAAATGGAATATGAAGTGTCAATCATCAACATCATGTAATGGCTTCTTGAAGGGAAAACTGTCCACAGGCTTGGAATATGTACAGCCAGCCATTGAGGTTTATGTTGCTGGCACTTTCTCTGGCACACCTATCATACTAACAAAGACGATCCAGCTTATATCACGAAGGAAGTCTGAAATGAAACTAAAGCTTGATTCCATCCCTGAGAATGAGGCAACTGAACAACAGAAAGAAGAGTCAGCTGAAGACTCTTTGAAG GTATCAGAATTCCAGGATTCCAAATCAGAGACGAATGTGGATGTTGACTATAACAGTTTGTACTCAAGGCAGGACTTTATAGAGGGTGAGGACGGTGAGCTTTCATGGTTTAATGCCGGTGTCCGTGTCGGAGTTGGAATTGGCCTTGGCGTTTGTGTGGGTATCGGATTGGGTGTCGGCCTGCTGGTCCGTACATACCAAAGCACCAGTAGGAACTTCAGGCGGCGACTGCCCTGA